The following coding sequences lie in one Sorex araneus isolate mSorAra2 chromosome 4, mSorAra2.pri, whole genome shotgun sequence genomic window:
- the TADA3 gene encoding transcriptional adapter 3 — MSELKDCPLQFHDFKSVDHLKVCPRYTAVLARSEDDGIGIEELDTLQLELETLLSSASRRLRVLEAETQILTDWQDKKGDRRFLKLGRDHELGVPPKHGKPKKQKLEGKAGHGPGPGPGRPKSKNLQPKIQEYEFTDDPIDVPRIPKNDAPNRFWASVEPYCADITSEEVRTLEELLRPPDDEAEHYKIPPLGKHYAQRWAQEDLLEEQKDGARAAAVADKKKGLLGPLTELDTKDVDALLKKSEAHHEQPEDGCPFGALTQRLLQALVEENIISPMEDSPIPDMSGKESGADGASTSPRNQNKPFSVPHTKSLESRIKEELIAQGLLESEDRPAEDSEDEVLAELRKRQAELKALSAHNRTKKHDLLRLAKEEVSRQELRQRVRMADNEVMDAFRKIMAARQKKRTPTKKEKDQAWKTLKERESILKLLDG; from the exons ATGAGCGAGCTGAAGGACTGCCCCCTGCAGTTCCACGACTTCAAGTCGGTGGACCACCTGAAGGTGTGCCCGCGCTACACGGCCGTGCTCGCCCGCTCCGAGGACGATGGCATCGGCATCGAGGAGCTGGACACGCTGCAGCTGGAGCTCGAGACGCTGCTGTCCTCCGCCAGCCGGCGCCTGCGGGTGCTCGAGGCCGAGACGCAG ATCCTCACTGACTGGCAAGACAAGAAGGGGGACCGCCGGTTCCTGAAGCTGGGCCGGGACCATGAGCTCGGAGTGCCCCCCAAACACGGGAAGCCCAAGAAGCAGAAGCTGGAAGGGAAGGCAGGACACgggcctggccccggccccgggcggCCCAAGTCCAAGAACCTTCAGCCCAAGATCCAGGAATACGAGTTCACCGACGACCCCATCGACGTGCCCCGGATCCCCAAGAACGACGCCCCCAACAG GTTCTGGGCCTCGGTGGAGCCCTACTGTGCCGACATCACCAGCGAGGAGGTGCGCACGCTGGAGGAGCTGCTCCGGCCGCCTGACGATGAGGCCGAGCACTACAAG ATCCCGCCCCTGGGCAAGCACTACGCCCAGCGCTGGGCCCAGGAGGACCTGCTGGAGGAGCAGAAGGACGGGGCCCGGGCCGCCGCCGTGGCCGACAAGAAGAAAGGCCTCCTGGGCCCCCTGACCGAGCTGGACACGAAAG ATGTCGACGCGCTGCTGAAGAAGTCTGAGGCCCACCACGAGCAGCCCGAGGACGGCTGCCCCTTCGGCGCCCTGACGCAGCGCCTCCTGCAGGCCCTGGTCGAG GAAAACATCATCTCCCCCATGGAGGACTCTCCCATCCCCGACATGTCCGGGAAGGAATCGGGGGCCGACGGGGCCAGCACCTCCCCCCGCAACCAGAACAAGCCCTTCAG TGTCCCGCACACCAAGTCTCTGGAGAGCCGCATCAAGGAGGAGCTGATCGCACAGGGGCTGCTGGAGTCGGAGGACCGCCCGGCGGAGGACTCGGAGGACGAGGTCCTGGCAGAACTGCGCAAGCGGCAGGCGGAGCTGAAGGCGCTCTCGGCCCACAACCGCACCAAGAAGCACGACCTGCTGCG GCTGGCGAAGGAGGAGGTGAGCCGGCAGGAGCTGAGACAGCGGGTCCGCATGGCAGACAACGAGGTCATGGATGCCTTCCGCAAGATCATGGCCGCCCGGCAGAAGAAGCGGACCCCCACCAAGAAGGAGAAGGACCAGGCGTGGAAGACGCTCAAGGAGCGCGAGAGCATTCTGAAGCTGCTCGACGGGTAG
- the ARPC4 gene encoding actin-related protein 2/3 complex subunit 4, whose amino-acid sequence MTATLRPYLSAVRATLQAALCLENFSSQVVERHNKPEVEVRSSKELLLQPVTISRNEKEKVLIEGSINSVRVSIAVKQADEIEKILCHKFMRFMMMRAENFFILRRKPVEGYDISFLITNFHTEQMYKHKLVDFVIHFMEEIDKEISEMKLSVNARARIVAEEFLKNF is encoded by the exons ATG ACTGCCACTCTCCGCCCCTACCTGAGTGCCGTGCGGGCCACCCTGCAGGCCGCCCTCTGCCTGGAGAACTTCTCCTCCCAGGTCGTGGAGCGACACAACAAGCCGGAGGTGGAAGTCAG GAGTAGCAAAGAGCTGCTGCTGCAGCCCGTGACCATCAGCAGGAACGAGAAGGAGAAGGTGCTCATCGAGGGCTCCATCAACTCCGTCCGCGTCAGCATCGCCGTGAAGCAG GCTGACGAGATTGAGAAGATTCTGTGCCACAAGTTCATGCGCTTCATGATGATGCGGGCGGAGAACTTCTTCATCCTTCGGCGGAAACCAGTGGAG GGCTACGACATCAGCTTCCTCATCACCAACTTCCACACGGAGCAGATGTACAAGCACAAGCTGGTGGACTTCGTGATCCACTTCATGGAGGAGATCGACAAGGAGATCAGCGAGATGAAGCTGTCGGTgaacgcgcgcgcgcgcatcGTGGCCGAGGAGTTCCTCAAGAAC TTCTAA